In a single window of the Gemmatimonadaceae bacterium genome:
- the nhaA gene encoding Na+/H+ antiporter NhaA — MATPRTPFTPSSSAGDTPPARRFVARVLRPFQEFLQLGSLGGILLLVTTVIALAWSNSAWGDAYFHLWETPISLGPASAPLTMSLHHWINDALMVVFFLLVGLEIKREMLVGELSSPRQAALPIVAALGGIVVPALLYALVNRGGPGSAGWGIPMATDIAFALGILALLGSRVPLGLKVFLAALAIVDDLAAVLVIAFFYTSQLSWMALGGAALCVALLVALNMRRVTVLTPYIVVGHVLWYCVLQSGIHSTIAGVILALTIPTTTKLNAADFTARARALLDEFEQSESGDGLVLTSKGQQEALAGLDVAVSAANAPLLKLEHQLTTLVSFGIMPLFALSNAGVRLTGAAQAIASPVALGVTLGLVVGKMLGITLFSVGAVRLGVATLPSGVTWRLLHGAAWLGGIGFTMSLFIAGLAFRDAQLLDSAKIAVLAASSVAGLIGYLILRSATRQTVR, encoded by the coding sequence ATGGCCACTCCCAGGACCCCGTTCACTCCGTCGTCATCCGCGGGCGACACGCCGCCGGCGCGCCGCTTCGTGGCGCGCGTCCTGCGCCCGTTTCAGGAGTTCCTCCAGCTCGGATCGCTGGGGGGTATCCTCCTCCTCGTCACCACGGTGATCGCCCTCGCCTGGTCCAACAGCGCGTGGGGCGATGCCTACTTCCACCTGTGGGAGACGCCCATCTCGCTGGGCCCAGCCTCGGCGCCGCTGACAATGTCGCTCCACCACTGGATCAACGACGCCCTCATGGTCGTCTTCTTCCTGCTGGTAGGGCTCGAGATCAAGCGCGAGATGCTGGTTGGCGAACTCTCGTCGCCGAGGCAGGCGGCGCTTCCCATCGTTGCGGCGCTCGGCGGGATCGTCGTTCCCGCGCTCCTCTACGCGCTCGTCAATCGCGGCGGCCCGGGGAGCGCTGGATGGGGGATCCCGATGGCGACCGACATCGCCTTCGCGCTGGGCATCCTGGCGCTGCTCGGGTCGCGCGTGCCGCTCGGGCTCAAGGTCTTCCTTGCCGCGCTGGCCATCGTCGACGACCTCGCGGCGGTCCTCGTCATCGCCTTCTTCTACACGTCGCAGTTGTCGTGGATGGCACTTGGCGGTGCGGCGCTCTGCGTTGCGCTTCTCGTCGCCCTCAACATGCGACGCGTCACGGTGCTCACGCCGTACATCGTGGTTGGGCACGTGCTCTGGTACTGCGTCCTCCAGTCGGGGATCCACTCCACCATTGCCGGCGTCATACTCGCCCTCACCATACCCACCACCACCAAGCTCAACGCCGCCGATTTCACCGCGCGCGCGCGTGCCCTGCTGGATGAGTTCGAGCAGTCGGAGTCGGGGGATGGGCTCGTCCTCACCAGCAAGGGACAGCAGGAGGCGCTCGCTGGGCTCGACGTGGCGGTGAGCGCGGCCAACGCGCCGCTCCTCAAGCTGGAGCACCAACTCACCACGCTCGTCTCGTTCGGCATCATGCCGCTCTTTGCCCTCTCCAACGCCGGCGTGCGCCTGACAGGTGCCGCGCAGGCGATTGCCAGCCCGGTGGCGCTCGGAGTGACGCTGGGACTGGTGGTCGGCAAGATGCTGGGAATCACGCTGTTCAGCGTTGGTGCCGTACGCCTTGGCGTTGCCACGCTCCCCAGCGGCGTCACCTGGCGCCTGTTGCACGGGGCGGCGTGGCTGGGCGGGATCGGCTTCACGATGTCGCTCTTCATCGCCGGGCTGGCGTTCCGCGACGCGCAGCTCCTGGACTCGGCCAAGATCGCCGTCCTTGCCGCGTCGAGCGTCGCGGGGCTCATCGGCTACCTCATCCTGCGCAGCGCGACTCGACAAACCGTGCGATAG
- a CDS encoding class I SAM-dependent methyltransferase — translation MKTSDWDERFAGDLPYGLEPNDFLAQEGGRIPPGPVLCLAEGYGRNALWLAARGHAVTAAEQSAVGIARGKALAAERGLDITWVRGDLADLDMGEGKWSGIVSIFAHLPPALRADVHRRAVRALAPGGVFLLEAYSPAQLAYTTGGPRQVELLMTRDGLMRELEGLQFEHAQEVEREVVEGAMHSGVAAVVQVVGRKAP, via the coding sequence ATGAAGACGAGCGACTGGGACGAGCGCTTTGCCGGCGACCTCCCGTACGGCCTCGAGCCGAATGACTTCCTGGCGCAGGAAGGGGGGCGCATTCCGCCAGGGCCGGTGCTCTGCCTGGCGGAAGGGTACGGCCGCAACGCGTTGTGGCTGGCGGCGCGGGGCCACGCGGTCACGGCGGCGGAGCAGTCCGCCGTGGGCATTGCGCGCGGCAAGGCGCTCGCCGCCGAGCGCGGGCTCGACATCACCTGGGTCCGGGGCGACCTGGCTGATCTCGACATGGGGGAGGGGAAGTGGAGCGGGATCGTCTCGATCTTTGCCCACCTCCCGCCGGCGCTGCGTGCCGACGTGCACCGGAGGGCGGTGCGCGCCCTTGCGCCTGGCGGCGTGTTTCTCCTGGAGGCGTACTCGCCAGCGCAGCTCGCCTACACCACGGGCGGGCCCAGGCAGGTCGAGCTGCTCATGACGCGCGACGGGTTGATGCGCGAGCTGGAAGGGCTCCAGTTCGAGCACGCGCAGGAAGTCGAGCGCGAGGTCGTCGAGGGAGCGATGCACTCCGGTGTGGCGGCGGTGGTGCAGGTGGTGGGGCGCAAGGCGCCCTGA
- a CDS encoding serine/threonine protein kinase — MTTSDFTQIRRQLADRYDLERELGRGGMGAVFLARDRTLDRPVALKILPEEFAADPALRERFLRETRMTASFSHPNIIPVHAVEERPGVVAYAMGFVEGESLAQRVQRAGPLTVRELVRLLQDVGYALAYAHGRGVAHRDIKPDNIMIERATGRALLMDFGIARAITEPIGGGGLTRVGEVVGTPEYMSPEQASGDVVDGRSDLYSLGLVAWFAAIGRPAVTGESVQKILVKQLTETPPPVEVLRPELSDLLSAAIDRCIAKQPEERYQSAEALVEAVDASQLAGPDIPLPIRSFVAELETLSTVLFILVAVSWLVSRSIARMGSSFDAIIPVVILMSVGLTRFLQVLSEARHLGETGFSRDEVFAGMQGVYDERESVRQARRADPATQVRRRRTVRIALVQLAVALALATTHMFVRREVTPRQYVIPTWSIFLLFSGLALMGVSFALLGRSPYRASPPERLFRRLWLGKPGRFFLSWAMRGAGEAGGRSLTPLGPMSRVTGASAAPTARSLSSTVAAPPAGDGTSANDVIPAARAAGHPRATGSLEQLEARVSRLEEWRRQQQR; from the coding sequence GTGACGACCTCCGACTTCACGCAGATCCGGCGGCAGCTCGCCGACCGCTACGACCTGGAACGCGAGCTGGGGCGCGGGGGGATGGGGGCGGTCTTCCTGGCGCGCGACCGGACGCTCGACCGCCCGGTCGCCCTCAAGATCCTCCCCGAGGAGTTTGCCGCCGACCCGGCGCTGCGCGAACGCTTCCTGCGCGAGACGCGCATGACGGCGTCGTTCTCGCACCCCAACATCATCCCGGTGCACGCGGTGGAGGAGCGTCCCGGCGTGGTGGCGTACGCGATGGGATTCGTGGAGGGGGAGAGCCTCGCCCAGCGGGTGCAACGCGCCGGCCCGCTCACGGTGCGCGAACTGGTGCGCCTGCTGCAGGACGTGGGCTACGCGCTGGCCTACGCGCACGGGCGTGGCGTGGCGCACCGCGACATCAAGCCCGACAACATCATGATCGAGCGGGCGACGGGGCGCGCTCTCCTCATGGACTTCGGGATCGCCCGCGCGATCACGGAACCCATCGGCGGCGGCGGGCTCACGCGCGTGGGGGAGGTCGTCGGGACTCCGGAGTACATGAGCCCCGAGCAGGCGTCCGGCGACGTGGTCGACGGGCGCAGCGACCTGTACTCGTTAGGACTGGTGGCCTGGTTCGCGGCCATCGGGCGCCCGGCGGTCACGGGCGAGTCGGTGCAGAAGATCCTCGTCAAGCAGCTGACGGAGACGCCGCCGCCGGTGGAGGTTCTGCGCCCGGAACTCTCCGATCTCCTCTCCGCCGCGATCGATCGTTGCATCGCCAAGCAGCCGGAGGAACGTTACCAGTCCGCCGAGGCGCTGGTGGAGGCGGTCGACGCCTCGCAGCTGGCGGGACCCGACATCCCGCTCCCCATCCGCAGCTTCGTGGCGGAGTTGGAGACGTTGTCAACGGTGCTCTTCATCCTGGTGGCGGTGTCGTGGCTCGTGTCGCGCTCCATTGCCCGCATGGGTTCTTCGTTCGACGCCATCATCCCGGTCGTCATCCTGATGAGTGTCGGCCTCACGCGCTTCCTGCAGGTGCTCAGCGAGGCGCGCCACCTGGGCGAGACGGGGTTCTCGCGCGACGAGGTGTTTGCGGGGATGCAGGGCGTCTACGACGAACGGGAGAGCGTGCGTCAGGCGCGCCGCGCCGACCCCGCCACGCAGGTGCGTCGCCGGCGAACGGTCCGCATCGCGCTGGTGCAGCTCGCGGTGGCCCTCGCTCTCGCCACCACGCACATGTTCGTCCGCCGCGAAGTGACGCCGCGTCAGTATGTCATCCCCACCTGGTCCATCTTCCTGCTCTTCTCCGGGCTGGCCCTGATGGGTGTGAGCTTCGCGCTGTTAGGGCGTTCGCCATACCGGGCGTCGCCCCCCGAGCGGCTCTTCCGCCGCCTCTGGCTGGGAAAGCCCGGGCGGTTCTTCCTGTCGTGGGCCATGCGTGGTGCAGGGGAGGCGGGCGGGCGATCGCTCACGCCGCTGGGCCCCATGTCCCGCGTCACGGGCGCGTCGGCGGCACCGACAGCACGAAGTTTGTCATCGACGGTCGCGGCACCGCCAGCAGGCGACGGAACGTCGGCCAACGATGTGATCCCCGCGGCGCGCGCCGCCGGCCACCCGCGCGCCACGGGCTCGCTCGAACAGCTCGAGGCGCGCGTCAGCCGGCTCGAGGAGTGGCGTCGCCAGCAGCAACGCTGA
- a CDS encoding PD40 domain-containing protein, with protein sequence MPTALRSSALRSALLLCALVSPAMTTAAHVSAQAPAQAPSDTAWDITKPRGRTREIDFTTSEGTWTSVDISSDGAWVVFDLLSHVYRVPATGGAAVSLTQSSGIASNFHPRLSPDGKSIAFISDRKGQYNLWVMDADGQNPRPVALDPTGRMEFPQWTADNQYIIVVKMTGFINRSLVMYHRDGGAGVTLVKGEIGKMPYRTAISADGRYLYYDVYTSRPTGFWGQDDVLKGAVQLHRYDLRTGAVRMITAGEAQQQDRATSGGAYAAEPSPDGRWLAFMRKVPNGVLEYKGRKFGPRSALWIRDLKLGSERLLMDPVEMDLSEESIPLNGSYPMYRWASDGKTIVIHQGGKIRRVDVTTGVVATIPFSAHVQRTISEAPSVKNRISDAPFDVRFIRWATTSSDGRTLAFQALGRIWLQSLPNGTPRRLTPDSFEPFEFQPSWSPDGHSIAFASVDATNRGALWRVAAGGGAPQRLTSDVGEYMNPSWTPDGREIVAVRGSGASARQSTVSRGGWFEIFRMPAGGGEETDIAQLEAGSFFSGAEMRPRVGSDSRLYYATSKVIEPNPVRPVTGVEVVSVRLDGSDRKVHANVKDSDDAAVSPDGKWVAFTQGSNIYLAPLPPGGVGGETPLIAKGGGSFNATPLTTEGGLYPTWRTSGVVDYASANRAFSYDVGARRADTVAVSLTAPRAIPRGSIALTGARIVTLDNRRVIERGTIVVKAGRISCVGSCSTSGVEKVVNASGQTIIPGWVDMHAHHHREFMGMMPRQDFESAIYLAYGVTTTSDPSTSSVAAFPTAELIEAGETVGPRVFSVSEALTNGDGAHTNDITSRDIAVSELKRRMSWGAVLLKQYLQPQRYQRQWAVDAARQLGLRVTAEGSDDLNHRLGMIMDGHNGGEHLTVQSPLYADFTTFLGQAKYFYSHTPLVSGYGGWNEEYWWQESPIWLDAKQGKWVPWRQLIPHTRRFIMRPETDYSKDIVSQQVADVIAAGGYSAVGSHGQQAGLGSHWDTWMAAKANGNMQALEIASLHGARFLGMDDDIGSIAVGKLADLMVLNANPLENIRNTANIRYVMKAGTLYDANSLDEIWPRARAYGDNYWYVPAMYERSVKPVGVWDRR encoded by the coding sequence ATGCCAACCGCTCTCCGCTCCTCCGCCCTTCGCTCGGCGCTCCTTCTCTGTGCCCTTGTTTCCCCGGCGATGACCACGGCGGCGCATGTGTCGGCGCAAGCTCCGGCGCAGGCGCCGTCCGACACCGCGTGGGACATCACCAAGCCGCGCGGCCGGACGCGCGAGATCGACTTCACCACCAGCGAAGGGACGTGGACCTCGGTCGACATCTCCTCGGATGGCGCGTGGGTCGTCTTCGACCTGCTGAGCCACGTGTATCGTGTACCGGCCACCGGCGGTGCCGCCGTGTCGCTCACGCAGTCGAGCGGGATCGCGTCGAACTTCCATCCGCGCCTGTCGCCCGACGGGAAGTCGATCGCCTTCATCTCCGATCGCAAGGGGCAGTACAACCTCTGGGTGATGGATGCGGACGGGCAGAACCCGCGCCCGGTCGCGCTCGATCCGACTGGGCGCATGGAGTTCCCGCAGTGGACCGCCGACAACCAGTACATCATCGTCGTGAAGATGACCGGCTTCATCAATCGGTCGTTAGTCATGTACCATCGCGACGGCGGCGCCGGTGTCACGCTGGTGAAAGGCGAGATCGGCAAGATGCCGTATCGCACGGCCATCTCCGCCGACGGGCGCTACCTCTACTACGACGTCTACACCTCGCGCCCCACCGGCTTCTGGGGACAGGACGACGTTCTCAAGGGCGCGGTGCAGCTGCATCGCTACGACCTCAGGACGGGTGCGGTCCGCATGATCACCGCCGGCGAGGCGCAGCAGCAGGACCGCGCCACCAGCGGCGGCGCCTACGCCGCGGAGCCGAGCCCCGACGGACGCTGGCTCGCTTTCATGCGCAAGGTGCCGAACGGCGTCCTCGAGTACAAAGGGCGGAAGTTCGGGCCGCGCAGCGCGCTCTGGATTCGCGACCTCAAGCTGGGGAGCGAGCGACTGCTGATGGATCCGGTGGAGATGGATCTCTCGGAGGAGAGCATCCCGCTCAACGGTTCGTACCCCATGTACCGCTGGGCCAGCGACGGGAAGACGATCGTGATCCACCAGGGAGGGAAGATCCGTCGCGTCGACGTGACGACGGGGGTCGTGGCGACGATCCCCTTCAGCGCGCATGTGCAGCGCACCATTTCCGAGGCGCCGTCGGTGAAGAACCGCATCAGCGATGCCCCGTTCGACGTGCGCTTCATCCGCTGGGCCACCACCTCGAGCGACGGGAGGACGCTTGCCTTTCAGGCGCTGGGGCGCATCTGGCTGCAATCGCTGCCTAACGGCACACCACGCCGCCTCACGCCCGACTCGTTCGAGCCGTTCGAGTTCCAGCCGTCGTGGTCGCCCGATGGGCACTCGATCGCCTTTGCCTCGGTCGATGCCACCAACCGGGGGGCGCTGTGGCGAGTGGCCGCGGGGGGCGGGGCGCCTCAGCGCCTGACGAGTGACGTCGGGGAGTACATGAACCCGAGCTGGACCCCGGACGGGCGCGAGATTGTCGCCGTGCGCGGGAGCGGCGCCTCGGCCAGGCAGTCGACCGTGTCACGGGGAGGGTGGTTCGAGATCTTCCGCATGCCGGCCGGCGGCGGCGAGGAGACCGACATTGCGCAGTTGGAGGCGGGGAGCTTTTTCTCGGGCGCCGAGATGCGGCCAAGGGTTGGGAGCGACAGCCGACTGTACTACGCGACGTCGAAGGTGATCGAACCGAATCCCGTTCGCCCGGTCACGGGTGTCGAGGTCGTGTCGGTGCGACTCGATGGGAGCGACAGGAAGGTGCACGCCAACGTGAAGGACTCCGACGACGCCGCGGTGTCGCCGGACGGGAAGTGGGTCGCCTTCACGCAGGGGTCCAACATCTACCTCGCGCCGCTCCCGCCGGGCGGGGTCGGCGGCGAGACGCCGCTCATTGCCAAGGGGGGCGGCTCGTTCAACGCCACACCCCTGACAACGGAAGGTGGTCTGTATCCCACGTGGCGCACGTCGGGTGTGGTCGACTACGCGAGCGCCAACCGTGCCTTCTCGTACGATGTCGGCGCCAGGCGTGCCGACACCGTGGCCGTGTCGCTCACCGCGCCGCGTGCGATCCCGAGGGGGTCGATCGCGCTCACCGGGGCGCGCATCGTCACGCTCGACAACCGCCGGGTGATCGAGCGCGGGACGATCGTCGTGAAGGCTGGGCGCATTTCCTGTGTTGGTTCGTGCAGCACGAGCGGCGTGGAGAAGGTGGTGAACGCCTCGGGCCAGACCATCATCCCCGGTTGGGTGGACATGCACGCGCATCATCACCGTGAGTTCATGGGGATGATGCCCCGGCAGGACTTCGAGTCGGCGATCTACCTCGCGTATGGCGTCACGACGACGAGCGATCCGTCGACGTCGTCGGTGGCGGCGTTCCCCACCGCGGAGCTGATCGAGGCGGGGGAGACCGTGGGGCCGCGCGTCTTCAGCGTGTCCGAGGCGCTGACCAACGGCGACGGCGCGCACACCAACGACATCACCAGCCGCGACATCGCGGTGTCGGAGCTCAAGCGCCGCATGTCGTGGGGGGCCGTGCTCCTCAAGCAGTACCTGCAGCCGCAACGCTACCAGCGGCAGTGGGCCGTGGACGCGGCGCGCCAGCTCGGGTTGCGCGTGACGGCCGAGGGGAGCGATGACCTCAACCACCGGCTGGGGATGATCATGGACGGCCACAATGGTGGTGAGCACCTGACGGTGCAGTCGCCGCTGTACGCCGACTTCACGACGTTCCTTGGGCAGGCGAAGTATTTCTACTCGCACACGCCGCTGGTGAGCGGCTACGGCGGGTGGAACGAGGAGTACTGGTGGCAGGAGAGCCCGATCTGGCTCGACGCCAAGCAGGGGAAGTGGGTCCCATGGCGGCAGCTCATCCCGCACACGCGCCGCTTCATCATGCGCCCCGAGACCGACTACTCGAAGGACATCGTGTCGCAGCAGGTGGCCGATGTGATTGCGGCTGGCGGATACTCCGCCGTGGGCTCGCACGGCCAGCAGGCCGGGCTGGGCTCGCACTGGGACACCTGGATGGCGGCCAAGGCCAACGGCAACATGCAGGCGCTGGAGATCGCGTCGCTGCACGGCGCCAGGTTTCTGGGGATGGACGACGACATCGGCTCGATTGCCGTCGGCAAGCTTGCCGACCTCATGGTGCTCAACGCCAACCCGCTGGAGAACATCCGGAATACCGCCAACATCCGCTATGTGATGAAGGCGGGGACGCTGTACGACGCCAACTCGCTGGATGAGATCTGGCCGAGGGCGCGGGCGTACGGCGACAACTACTGGTACGTGCCGGCGATGTACGAGAGGAGTGTGAAGCCGGTTGGGGTGTGGGATAGGAGGTAG
- a CDS encoding M20/M25/M40 family metallo-hydrolase, producing MTSRLVRLAVAAAATTLLVSAPTLARAQQVGHIGKTKWDSTARDLLKELIEINTTESSGSTLKAAQAMAARLKAAGFPDSDVVVIKQTDRKGNLVARLHGKNVTRKPILLLSHIDVVEAKPEDWTLPPFTFVEKDSTFFGRGVADDKDDSAMHLTTLMRLRAEGYAGNRDIIVALTTDEEGGADNGVDYLLKNHRTLIDAEYAFNEGGGGRIRDGKYLSHDVQASEKKYVDFTLETTNPGGHSSRPVKDNAITELAAALVKIGAFDFPVKLNEVTRTYFARSAAITPGAMGEAMKRVAQDPTDVKAVATLSADPAYNSQLRTSCVATMLTGGHAPNALPQRARANVNCRILPDATTEEVQATLASVINDPKVKIWTDRAARNSPPSPLTKELMGEVERVTSEMWPGVPVIPTMSTGATDGLYTRTAGIPTYGLTGLFYNDTFAHGMNERTPQKGFFEGMEFTYRLVKRVTSVSAVQ from the coding sequence ATGACCTCACGATTGGTTCGCCTCGCCGTCGCCGCCGCCGCCACCACCCTCCTCGTATCAGCGCCAACGCTCGCCCGCGCGCAGCAGGTGGGACACATCGGGAAGACGAAGTGGGACTCCACGGCCCGCGACCTCCTCAAGGAGCTGATCGAGATCAACACCACGGAAAGCTCCGGGAGCACGCTCAAGGCGGCGCAGGCAATGGCGGCGCGGCTCAAGGCCGCCGGATTTCCCGACTCCGACGTGGTCGTCATCAAGCAGACGGACCGCAAGGGGAACCTCGTCGCCCGCCTACACGGGAAAAACGTCACGCGCAAGCCGATCCTCCTCCTCTCGCACATCGACGTGGTCGAGGCGAAGCCGGAGGACTGGACGCTCCCGCCCTTCACCTTCGTGGAGAAGGACTCGACCTTCTTCGGGCGCGGCGTGGCCGATGACAAGGACGACTCGGCGATGCACCTGACGACGCTCATGCGCCTCAGGGCCGAAGGCTACGCCGGCAACCGCGACATCATCGTGGCGCTCACGACCGATGAGGAGGGGGGCGCCGACAACGGGGTCGACTACCTCCTCAAGAACCATCGCACCCTGATCGACGCCGAGTACGCGTTCAATGAAGGGGGCGGCGGGCGCATTCGCGATGGGAAGTACCTCTCGCACGACGTGCAGGCGAGCGAGAAGAAGTACGTCGACTTCACGCTGGAAACGACGAACCCCGGCGGCCACTCCTCGCGCCCGGTAAAGGACAACGCCATCACCGAGCTCGCCGCGGCGCTGGTGAAGATCGGCGCCTTCGACTTTCCCGTGAAGCTCAACGAGGTCACGCGCACCTACTTCGCCCGCTCGGCGGCGATCACGCCAGGTGCAATGGGCGAGGCGATGAAGCGCGTGGCGCAGGACCCGACCGATGTCAAGGCAGTCGCCACCCTCTCGGCCGATCCGGCCTACAACTCGCAGCTTCGCACGTCGTGCGTGGCGACGATGCTCACCGGCGGGCACGCCCCCAACGCGCTCCCGCAGCGCGCTCGCGCCAACGTCAACTGCCGCATCCTTCCAGATGCAACGACGGAGGAGGTGCAAGCGACGCTCGCCTCGGTCATCAACGATCCCAAGGTGAAGATCTGGACCGATCGCGCCGCGCGAAACTCGCCGCCCTCACCCCTCACCAAGGAGTTGATGGGAGAAGTGGAGCGCGTGACATCCGAGATGTGGCCGGGCGTCCCCGTGATCCCCACGATGAGCACCGGCGCCACGGACGGACTCTACACGCGGACTGCCGGCATCCCGACGTACGGCCTCACCGGTCTCTTCTACAACGACACCTTCGCCCACGGGATGAACGAGCGCACCCCGCAGAAGGGGTTCTTCGAGGGGATGGAGTTCACGTATCGCCTGGTGAAGCGGGTGACGTCCGTCTCGGCGGTGCAGTAG
- a CDS encoding M28 family peptidase, giving the protein MLRTRIVAASARLLPLLLAPLISAPAQGPALASPSASIFAKVAPRYSGARAKETVAFLDQFARWPGNRGFEASIDHLAQRLERAGYVREDRATPTSRLTYRVERYPMATPAWEATAATVTIAGQREPVLRLSTNRNMLATNSWSTPDSGVVAELVDVGRGTPQALDSAHIAGKIVLADASAGRLFGEAVLKRGAIGVLGYAMPAYTQPQKNTHSIQFGGIPYDTTRRAWAMALSYDAREKLRAALAAGPVRLRVRTRVTWTPNATERTVVAELRGRTRPDERFVYSAHVQEPGANDNASGVGAQMEMARVAAELLKARAIDPARTLTFLWGLEIRSTERYITQDTTRAAGIKWGLSLDMVGEDTKKTGGTFLIEKMPDPSAIWTRGEDKHTEWGGSALTKAQMTPHYFNDLVLGRCLEMAATNGWVVKTNPYEGGSDHIPFIRARKPGLLFWHFTDQFYHTDGDRIDMVSADELRNVGVSALVSGLLLAGADGAAARGIVAEVERAALARLAAERALSLQALTAGGDAARERDILETWGAWYDGALAATADIAVGGSDGATQGAIDAARARVRQALGAHLAALAAR; this is encoded by the coding sequence GTGCTCCGAACGAGAATCGTCGCCGCCAGCGCTCGCCTCCTTCCGCTCCTCCTCGCACCGCTCATCAGCGCCCCCGCGCAGGGTCCCGCGCTTGCCTCACCGTCGGCGTCGATCTTTGCCAAGGTCGCGCCGCGCTACTCGGGAGCGCGCGCCAAGGAGACGGTCGCCTTTCTTGACCAGTTCGCGCGCTGGCCCGGCAACCGCGGCTTCGAGGCCTCGATCGATCACCTCGCCCAGCGCCTCGAGCGCGCCGGCTACGTGCGCGAGGACCGCGCGACCCCCACTTCGCGCCTCACCTACCGCGTCGAGCGCTATCCGATGGCCACGCCGGCCTGGGAAGCAACGGCGGCTACGGTCACGATTGCCGGCCAGCGCGAGCCGGTGTTGCGGCTGTCGACCAACCGGAACATGCTCGCCACCAACTCGTGGAGCACGCCGGATTCGGGCGTCGTCGCCGAGCTGGTCGACGTGGGGCGCGGGACCCCGCAGGCGCTCGACTCCGCGCACATCGCGGGGAAGATCGTCCTCGCCGATGCCAGCGCGGGGCGCCTCTTTGGCGAAGCGGTCCTCAAGCGCGGCGCCATTGGCGTGCTGGGCTACGCGATGCCTGCCTACACGCAGCCGCAGAAGAACACGCACTCGATCCAATTCGGCGGCATCCCCTACGACACCACGCGTCGCGCCTGGGCCATGGCGCTCTCGTACGACGCGCGCGAGAAGCTGCGCGCCGCGCTCGCCGCCGGCCCCGTGCGCCTGCGCGTCCGCACGCGGGTCACCTGGACCCCTAACGCGACAGAGCGCACGGTGGTGGCCGAGTTGCGCGGGAGAACGCGCCCCGACGAGCGGTTCGTCTACAGCGCGCACGTGCAGGAACCTGGCGCCAACGACAACGCCTCCGGCGTGGGTGCGCAGATGGAGATGGCGCGCGTGGCCGCCGAGCTGCTGAAGGCGCGCGCCATCGACCCCGCGCGCACGCTCACCTTCCTGTGGGGGCTCGAGATCCGCTCCACCGAGCGCTACATCACGCAGGACACCACGCGCGCCGCGGGGATCAAGTGGGGGCTCTCGCTCGACATGGTGGGCGAGGACACGAAGAAGACGGGGGGCACTTTCCTCATCGAGAAGATGCCCGACCCCAGCGCGATCTGGACGCGCGGCGAGGACAAGCACACCGAGTGGGGCGGCTCGGCGCTCACCAAGGCGCAGATGACGCCGCACTACTTCAACGACCTCGTCCTGGGGCGCTGCCTGGAGATGGCGGCAACCAACGGTTGGGTGGTGAAGACGAACCCGTACGAAGGGGGGAGCGACCACATCCCCTTCATCCGGGCAAGGAAGCCGGGGCTCCTCTTCTGGCACTTCACCGACCAGTTCTACCACACCGACGGCGACCGCATCGACATGGTGTCGGCAGACGAACTGCGCAACGTCGGGGTGAGCGCCCTGGTGAGCGGGCTGCTGCTGGCGGGTGCGGACGGTGCAGCGGCGCGCGGCATCGTGGCCGAGGTGGAACGCGCGGCGCTGGCTCGCCTTGCCGCAGAGCGCGCCCTGTCGCTGCAGGCGCTCACCGCCGGGGGCGACGCGGCCCGGGAGCGCGACATCCTGGAGACGTGGGGCGCCTGGTACGACGGCGCCCTCGCCGCCACGGCCGACATCGCGGTTGGCGGAAGCGATGGCGCGACGCAGGGCGCCATCGACGCTGCTCGTGCGCGCGTGCGCCAGGCGCTGGGCGCGCACCTGGCGGCGCTGGCGGCGCGCTGA
- a CDS encoding DinB family protein, whose amino-acid sequence MTPPIRDLLASQFDIAAALLDYHLASLTTEECLWRPAQAGLHVQRTAHGRWLADWPEHERYDLGPPSIAWTTWHILFWWSMLFDHSFGAATLTREQVPWPGDADAVRAGVGQLQSRWRATLAGLDDAALAATERTRWPMTGRPFADVAAWVNIELTKNAAEIGYGRFLYAVRALACRDTFEP is encoded by the coding sequence ATGACGCCACCGATCCGCGACCTGCTCGCCTCGCAGTTCGACATCGCCGCCGCCCTCCTGGACTATCACCTCGCGTCGCTCACGACCGAGGAGTGCCTCTGGCGGCCGGCGCAGGCGGGGTTGCACGTGCAGCGCACGGCCCACGGGCGCTGGCTCGCCGACTGGCCCGAGCACGAGCGCTACGACCTGGGCCCGCCCAGCATTGCCTGGACCACCTGGCACATCCTCTTCTGGTGGTCCATGCTGTTCGACCACTCGTTCGGCGCCGCGACGCTGACGCGCGAGCAGGTCCCGTGGCCGGGGGACGCCGATGCCGTGCGCGCGGGCGTCGGCCAGCTGCAATCGCGGTGGCGCGCCACGCTGGCCGGGCTGGACGACGCCGCACTCGCCGCAACCGAGCGCACGCGGTGGCCCATGACCGGACGCCCGTTCGCCGATGTGGCGGCATGGGTCAACATCGAGCTGACCAAGAACGCCGCGGAGATTGGCTACGGACGCTTCCTGTACGCCGTGCGAGCGCTGGCTTGCCGCGATACGTTCGAGCCGTAG